Within the [Enterobacter] lignolyticus SCF1 genome, the region CCGCTTCCGGGGACGGGTAAAAGCAAAAACGCCAGTCGCCGTTCAGCAGCCGGTGCGAAACGGAAGCCGTCTCGTCGCGCGCGGCGTCGGGCGTACGCCAGCTGCGCATCGGCGCATGGGCATCAAGGCGATGCCAGTGGGTCACGCCCGGGTGCTCCCAGTCGCGACGAGCCCGTATTGCCGCCAGAGATGATGCGTCAGATGTCATGGGGATTCCTTATTTGCGAAGCGCTCACAATTTTACTCAGCATGCCTGCGGCATCGGGTCCGGTAAAGGTTTCCGATCGCAGGAAGCGAGAAGGATCACAAAGCGGTTAGCGGAGATCGCCGCGCGCGGCCTGGCGAGCCAGCGCCTGCAGACTCCGGGCAAGGGCATCGTCCGTCGTATCGCTATGCGCCGCCGTGGAGTCACGCACCACCAGGCTGACCGGCAGGCAGGCCTGATAGCACGCGGCGCGATGGCGATCGCGGGCGATCAGCCAGTCGACGCTCTGCTCGCCGGCATGACGAAACGCCTGGCGGACGGTGGTCAACGGAGGGGAAAACCAGGCGCTGTCGGTCGTATCGTCATAGCCCACCACCGACAGCTGTCCCGGCACGCGGATCCCTTTTTCCGCGCAGGCGCGCAGCACGCCCAGCGCCATTTGATCGTTAGCCACCAGAATGGCCTGCGGCCGCGGCGAGACGGCAAGCAGGCTGTGGGCTTTCTCATAGCCCGACTGCGCGCTCCAGTCGCCGACGGCCTGCGCGCAGGCCGTAAGCCCGCACTCCGCCAGCGCCTGCTGCCACCCTTCGAGCCGCGCGCGGGCGGAAACCGAGCTTAAGGGACCGGCGAGCAGCGCGATGTGCTGGTGGCCAAGCGACGCCAGATGTGAGACCCCAAGCCGCGCGCCCTGGCGGGCGTCAAAGACCAGCCGGTTGACCGGCGCCGCTTCCCCGACGTCGAGAAACAGCGCCGGGAGCGGCGCCGCCAGCGCCTGCAGACGCGCGGCGGCGTCATCCTCCAGCGGCACATTGATAAGCAGCCCTTCCACACGCTGCGCCTGCAGCTCCTGGATTGCCGCCCGGCACTCCGCCTCATCGTTACGGGTGACCATGGCGATAAGCGCCGTGTAGCCCTGCTCCGCTGCGCGCGTTTTCACCGCGGATGCAATCTGCGACGGGGCGTGTAGCGCGAGATCGGTACTCACCAGCCCCAGCGTTTTCAGCTGCTTTCCGGCCAGCAGCTGCGCGCCGCGATTGGGCACATAGTTCAGCTCGGCCATCGCCCGCTGCACCTTCTCCCGGGTACGGGCGGAAACGTGTTCGGCCCGGTTAATGACCCGGGAAACGGTCTGGTAAGAAACGCCCGCTGCGCGGGCAACATCATAAAGGGTTGTGGTTTTCATCATCACGCGGGGCAAAGAACAGATGATGCCAGTATACCCTGATTCTCGTTATCAGATTGTGAGCGCTTCATAAAAACCGCTCACGCCTCCACCTTATCGCCCTCAGCGCAGAGGGCGGGCCGCTGGCGAAACCACGGCAAACAGATCTGGATAAGCGGACCTATCGCCAGCGCATACAGCACCGTACCCGGTCCAAAGGTTCCGCCCAGCAGGCAGCCGACGATCAGTACCGAAACCTCAATGCTGGTGCGAATCATCCGCACTGACCAGCCGGTTCTCGCATGAAGGCCGGTCATCAGGCCATCGCGCGGTCCGGCGCCAAAGCCTGCGCCAATGTACATTCCCGTCGCCAGCGCGTTCACCACCACTGCCGCCGCCAGCAGCGCGCTGCGCACCCACAGCGATTCCAGCGTCGGCAGCACGGCGAGCGTGGCGTCAGCGGCCAGCCCCAGCACAATCACGTTGCTCAATGTCCCGAGCCCCGGCCGCTGGCGCAGCGGGATCCACAGCAGCAGCACCAGCGCGCCGGTCACGATCATTACCATACCGATATTCATCGACAGCAGCCTGGCGACCCCAAGATGGAAAACGTTCCACGGGTCGGCGCCAAGATCGGCGCGCACAAACATGGCGGTGGACACACCGTATAAACATAATCCGACATACAGCTGAATCAGACGTCGCAGCACGAGAACCTCACATCATCATTGCCTAAAACGTCATCATCATCAAAAATGGACTTATATTTAATGACCAGTTTCAGGAAAGTGGACTGCTATGAATACACGCCGTTCCGGGAGCCAGTCGCTGGTGCGACTGTTAGGCCACTGGCAGGAAGAGAATGCCCGTACGCCGCTATGGCGACAGCTGGCGCAGGCGCTACGGCTGCTGATCCTCGATGGGCGTCTGGCGCTCGACAGCCGGCTTCCCGGCGAACGCGAGCTGGCCGGCGCGCTCAACATTAGCCGCACGACGCTTGCCAGCGCCCTGGCGCAGCTGCGCGATGAGGGTTATATCGCGAGCCGTCACGGCAGCGGCTCGCGGATCGTGCTGCCCGCACAAAATCCGCGGGTGCCGACGCGCATGTCCAGCGCCCAGGCGCTGGATCTGTCGACCGCCGCGCTTAGCGCCGGACCGGAGATCCATCAGGCCTACAGCCACGCCCTGCACCTTTTACCGCAGCATCTCGGTAGCTCCGGCTATGACCAGCAGGGACTTTTCGCTCTGCGTGAGGCCATCGCCCACCGCTACGCCGAGCGCGGGTTGCCGACGCGGGCCGAAGAGGTGATGGTGGTGAACGGCGCCGTCAGCGCTCTGGCGCTGACGCTGCGGATGATGACCGGCCCGGGCGACCGGGTGGTGGTCGATAACCCCACCTACCCGCTGGCGCTGGCGGCGATACAGGGCGCATCCTGCCGCCCGGTCGGCGTCGCCCTCCCCGCTCAGGGATGGGATATCGCCGGGCTTGCTGCGGCATTTGCCCAGACATCTCCCCGCCTCGCCTACCTGATGCCGGATTTCCATAACCCGACCGGCCGCTGCATGGACGGCAATACGCGCCAGCAGGTCGCCGATTTATCGGCGCGGACCCGCACCGCCCTGGTGGTGGATGAAACGATGGTCGACCTCTGGTACGACGCCCCGCCCCCGCCCCCGCTGGCGGCGTTTAACGCCGATGCGCCCATCATCACCGTAGGCTCGACGGGAAAAAGTTTCTGGGGCGGACTGCGCCTGGGGTGGATCCGCGCCTCTTCCCGCACTATCGCTTCACTGACCCAGACCCGCGATACGCTCGATCTCGGCTCGCCGCTGCTGGAACAGCTGGCCACCTGCTGGTTGCTGGAAAACGCGCAGCATCTGCTGCCCGCGCGACGGCATATGCTGGCCGCGCGGCGCGATATGTGCAGCGCGCTCATGGCGGAATACTTCCCGGCATGGCGCTACGCGCAGCCGGAAGGCGGGCTTTCGTTTTGGGTGGAATTACCCGGTATGCTGGCGACCCTGTTTGCCGCGAGGGCCGAAGGCGCAGGGATACATTTGGGGGTCGGTACGCGATTTGGCCAGGACGGCGCGTTCGATCGCTGGCTGCGTTTACCGTTTACTCAGCAGGATAATGCGTTACGGGATGCGTTTAAGACGTTACAACCTATCTGGGATTCACTGAACGGTCAGCAGAATAATTCTCGAACAAGAAAAATAATATAAGAAAATATGACGAGCCTGTCTTTCATCAGACTCGTCTAAATACATCGTCCTTAATGACATGAGATGATTGTGTCTTTCTTATGCACACGGATCATCACAGGTCCTGATGTCGATAAAATGACAACAGCGTGACGGATATATTAATGCTGACGTGGAATGGGGAATCCCTTCAGGGAAATAATAAAGCTATCTCCCTCTTTTTTTATTTTGGCGCCGGTATCACACCAGTCAGAAGCAATGCGAAAGAACTCATCGCTGCCCACATTCCAGTTAAGGCGGACATGTTTCACATAGCCAGAACGCAAAAGCTCGCAGGCTTCACTATAGTTACTGGCGACTGAAAGTTGTGCTTTCATTTTTTCTTCTTCAAGAATTTGCGTAGTGCTTTGATTTCTTTAGGAGTAAGAGGAGTTACTTCTTCTTCGGTGTGCTGGCTGTCAACGTCTTCTTCTGATACTCCCGCCTCTTCTGCACTTTCAAACGCAAGCTGCAGAAGCCGTTCTGTTGCTGCACTCAACGTCTCATTATTCGATTCAGCGTAATGACGCAGGTGTTCTTTTAATTCGGCTGTAATTTTAACATTCAATACCGCAGTAGTCATGATCACGCTTCCCGTGCAATAAATTCAACTAATTAATACACTAAGTTAACAGATCGATCCAGAAATATATTTCCAGCTTATGACAACTGATAATTACCCGCCGTTATTTTTCACTATAATCATGACACTAAAATGACAGATATATTTCAATTAAATTACAATGTTAATTTTGGCTGCATAAAATGCGCAACCAGAATTAACCATACTAAGAATACGCCTTTTCGCTAGCGTTTCGCCAGCCCTTTTGCATATTCCACAAGCTGGTCCAGCACAATCCCCCACCCCTCATGAAACCCCATTTCTTCATGACGCTGGCGATCCTCTGCGCTGCGGTGACGCGCCAGCGCGGTATACTTCGTTTTCCCGCCCCCGGCGTCTTCCAGGGTGAGGATAGCGGTCATAAACGGGTTTGCCGCTGGCTTCCAGCCTTCGGTGTAGGCATCCGTAAAGACCAGTTTTTTCCCCTCTTCAATCTCGAGGTACACGCCTTCGTTTTTCATTTCGTGGCCGTCGACGTCAAACACCGCGTTAAAACGCCCGCCGACTTTGAGCGAAATATCGCACGCCGTCACCCGGTGCGGCTTCGGTACAAAAAAGTGTTTGATGTGTTCGGGCGTCGTCCAGCATTCCCAGAGCAGCTGGCGCGGCGCGTCGACAACGCGTTCCAGCAGCAGGTCGGTATTAGGGTCGAATGGCATACGGATCTCCTCCGTCGGACGGGAAAAGGGGTGAGCGCGACGCAGAACATCGCGCTCAGGCGTAACAGGCAGTGTAGCTAAACGCTGGCGTTCTTCCACTTTCGCCACTCATCGCGAGTGATTTCCCACAGCTCGGAATCGAGCTCGCCCGCGACATACTGCCGCTTATCCACGCCGACCAGCCGCATACCGCTGCGGCTGGAGATATTTTTTGATCGGGTGTTGGCGACCGCTTTCGGCGCCCTCAGCACCGGCTGGTCCAGCGACTCAAACCAGAATTCGGTAACGGCTTCGCAGGCTTCCGACATGTAGCCCTGCCCCTGCCATTCCGGCACCAGCCAGAAGCCGCGGTTGTTGTCCGGCAGCATCATCAGGCAGATAACGCCGATCAGCGTCTGCGCGTCTTCTTTACGTCGCAGCGTCCAGAACCAGCCCGTTCCTTCCTTCGACGCCGCCAGCGCAACATTATCAACATAATGCTGCGCGGCGCCTTCCGGATAGGGCCACGGCACCGACGCCACCAGATAGCGGACGATTTCCCAGCGCGGAAACACGCGCTGGATTTGCCCGGCATCTTCAGAGCGCAGCGGTTTCAGGATAAGACGGTCGGTGATAATTTCCGGTGTTACGGTCACAGGTTCCCTCCCTGTACAGATAGTGTTCTAAGAACATAAAGAGAGCCCGGGCAAACTGGCAAGCAAAATCGCTAGCGGATATACGAATCCAGCACTTTCAACACGACCTCAAGGTCATCTTCCCGCTTGACCTCATCGTTTTCATGAACGATGTGTTCGGTCAGATGCCCTTTTATCACTTCCCGCATGAGGCCGTTTACCGCACCGCGGATGGCCGCAATCTGCTGCAAAACGGCTGCGCATTCGTGGGGTTCATCAAGCATTTTTTTCAACGCGCCCACCTGGCCCTGAATCTTGTTGGTTCGCGCTTTAAGTTTTTGTTTATCGCGGATGGTATGCGACATATCGGCACCTCGATGACATAAAACCTTCCCAAACTATACCAGCACACATCTACTGGGGGGTAGTATTTAGTACTGGGGGGGAGTAGAATCGACACGTTCTCAATTACTAAGAATCATTCTCATGAACGAATTTACGGCACTTATTCAGCAAGGAAACGCCTGGTTTTTCATCCCCAGCGCCATACTGCTCGGCGCGCTGCACGGGCTGGAGCCTGGACACTCAAAAACCATGATGGCCGCCTTTATTATCGCTATCCGGGGGACGGTCCGTCAGGCCGTCATGCTGGGGCTGGCGGCAACGGTCTCGCACACCGCGATTGTGTGGCTTATCGCGTTTGGCGGTATGTACATCAGCCGGAAATTTACGGCAGAATCCGCGGAGCCTTGGCTGCAGTTGGTTTCGTCGCTGATTGTTTTGGGTACCGCATTCTGGATGTTCTGGCGTACATGGCGCGGTGAAAACGGGATGTTTGCAGAGGCGCACGCGCATCACCACGCCCATCACCATGGTCACCACCATGGCCACGCGCATGCCAATGTTCTCGCGGTACCGCGTCGCGAACTGACCGGCTTTACGGTCAGAGCGACGGAATATCAGGACGCCCACGAGCGCGCGCATGCCGATGACATTAAACGGCGGTTCGCCGGAACCACGGAGGTCTCAAACGGGCAGATCCTGCTCTTTGGCCTGACGGGAGGACTGATTCCGTGCCCCGCGGCCATTACGGTGCTGCTTATCTGTCTGCAGCTCAAAGCCC harbors:
- a CDS encoding YczE/YyaS/YitT family protein, with translation MLRRLIQLYVGLCLYGVSTAMFVRADLGADPWNVFHLGVARLLSMNIGMVMIVTGALVLLLWIPLRQRPGLGTLSNVIVLGLAADATLAVLPTLESLWVRSALLAAAVVVNALATGMYIGAGFGAGPRDGLMTGLHARTGWSVRMIRTSIEVSVLIVGCLLGGTFGPGTVLYALAIGPLIQICLPWFRQRPALCAEGDKVEA
- a CDS encoding SRPBCC family protein, with the translated sequence MPFDPNTDLLLERVVDAPRQLLWECWTTPEHIKHFFVPKPHRVTACDISLKVGGRFNAVFDVDGHEMKNEGVYLEIEEGKKLVFTDAYTEGWKPAANPFMTAILTLEDAGGGKTKYTALARHRSAEDRQRHEEMGFHEGWGIVLDQLVEYAKGLAKR
- a CDS encoding PLP-dependent aminotransferase family protein, with amino-acid sequence MNTRRSGSQSLVRLLGHWQEENARTPLWRQLAQALRLLILDGRLALDSRLPGERELAGALNISRTTLASALAQLRDEGYIASRHGSGSRIVLPAQNPRVPTRMSSAQALDLSTAALSAGPEIHQAYSHALHLLPQHLGSSGYDQQGLFALREAIAHRYAERGLPTRAEEVMVVNGAVSALALTLRMMTGPGDRVVVDNPTYPLALAAIQGASCRPVGVALPAQGWDIAGLAAAFAQTSPRLAYLMPDFHNPTGRCMDGNTRQQVADLSARTRTALVVDETMVDLWYDAPPPPPLAAFNADAPIITVGSTGKSFWGGLRLGWIRASSRTIASLTQTRDTLDLGSPLLEQLATCWLLENAQHLLPARRHMLAARRDMCSALMAEYFPAWRYAQPEGGLSFWVELPGMLATLFAARAEGAGIHLGVGTRFGQDGAFDRWLRLPFTQQDNALRDAFKTLQPIWDSLNGQQNNSRTRKII
- a CDS encoding LacI family DNA-binding transcriptional regulator, with product MKTTTLYDVARAAGVSYQTVSRVINRAEHVSARTREKVQRAMAELNYVPNRGAQLLAGKQLKTLGLVSTDLALHAPSQIASAVKTRAAEQGYTALIAMVTRNDEAECRAAIQELQAQRVEGLLINVPLEDDAAARLQALAAPLPALFLDVGEAAPVNRLVFDARQGARLGVSHLASLGHQHIALLAGPLSSVSARARLEGWQQALAECGLTACAQAVGDWSAQSGYEKAHSLLAVSPRPQAILVANDQMALGVLRACAEKGIRVPGQLSVVGYDDTTDSAWFSPPLTTVRQAFRHAGEQSVDWLIARDRHRAACYQACLPVSLVVRDSTAAHSDTTDDALARSLQALARQAARGDLR
- a CDS encoding nickel/cobalt efflux protein RcnA, coding for MNEFTALIQQGNAWFFIPSAILLGALHGLEPGHSKTMMAAFIIAIRGTVRQAVMLGLAATVSHTAIVWLIAFGGMYISRKFTAESAEPWLQLVSSLIVLGTAFWMFWRTWRGENGMFAEAHAHHHAHHHGHHHGHAHANVLAVPRRELTGFTVRATEYQDAHERAHADDIKRRFAGTTEVSNGQILLFGLTGGLIPCPAAITVLLICLQLKALTLGATMVVCFSIGLALTLVTVGVGAAVSVRQAAKRWSGFNKMARKAPYLSSVLIGLVGVYMGVHGYLGIAG
- a CDS encoding GNAT family N-acetyltransferase codes for the protein MTVTPEIITDRLILKPLRSEDAGQIQRVFPRWEIVRYLVASVPWPYPEGAAQHYVDNVALAASKEGTGWFWTLRRKEDAQTLIGVICLMMLPDNNRGFWLVPEWQGQGYMSEACEAVTEFWFESLDQPVLRAPKAVANTRSKNISSRSGMRLVGVDKRQYVAGELDSELWEITRDEWRKWKNASV
- the rcnR gene encoding Ni(II)/Co(II)-binding transcriptional repressor RcnR; the protein is MSHTIRDKQKLKARTNKIQGQVGALKKMLDEPHECAAVLQQIAAIRGAVNGLMREVIKGHLTEHIVHENDEVKREDDLEVVLKVLDSYIR